In Nitrospinota bacterium, a single genomic region encodes these proteins:
- the nadD gene encoding nicotinate-nucleotide adenylyltransferase, producing the protein MRIGLIGGTFNPIHKGHLKVAGEIFDRFKLDSVIFIPSSQPPHKKIEKIAESFHRLCMVAIATLHNPNFMVSFNELMRKGHSYSIKTLEELKNRFGKKTEFYFTVGIDAFLEISTWKDVDLLFKNCHFIVNSRPGYEDNDIIDILSKTVQPKYKNISFKLLEKKGNYKNIKVKNSKYSIFVVEIPALNISSTAIRKKISEGKSVSEFLPKGVEAYIKKNKLYINNK; encoded by the coding sequence ATGCGTATAGGTCTAATCGGGGGAACATTTAATCCTATTCATAAAGGACATCTCAAGGTAGCAGGAGAAATTTTTGATAGATTTAAACTCGATTCAGTTATTTTTATACCTTCTTCACAACCTCCTCATAAAAAAATAGAAAAAATAGCAGAATCCTTTCATCGTTTATGCATGGTTGCAATTGCTACCCTCCATAATCCAAACTTTATGGTCTCTTTCAATGAATTAATGAGGAAAGGTCATTCTTATTCTATAAAGACCTTAGAAGAACTTAAAAATAGATTTGGTAAAAAGACAGAGTTTTATTTTACAGTTGGTATCGATGCATTCCTAGAAATATCCACATGGAAGGATGTTGATCTCCTCTTTAAAAACTGTCATTTTATTGTTAATTCTAGACCAGGATATGAGGACAATGACATTATAGATATTTTGTCAAAAACTGTTCAACCAAAATATAAAAATATATCTTTTAAGTTATTAGAAAAAAAGGGAAATTATAAAAATATAAAAGTGAAGAATTCTAAGTATTCTATTTTTGTTGTAGAAATTCCAGCCTTAAATATCTCTTCTACTGCAATAAGAAAGAAAATCTCAGAGGGTAAATCTGTTTCTGAATTCTTA